A region of Procambarus clarkii isolate CNS0578487 chromosome 48, FALCON_Pclarkii_2.0, whole genome shotgun sequence DNA encodes the following proteins:
- the LOC138351128 gene encoding mucin-3B-like has protein sequence MWIVHQQLVFTNSWSSPTVGLHQQLVFTNSWSSPTVGLHQQLVFTNSWSSLSVGLHQQLVFTNSWSSPSVGLHQQLVFTIGWSSSTVGLHHRLVFTNSWSSPSVGLHQQLVFTNSWSSPTVGLHQQLVFTNSWSSPTAGLHQQLVFTIGWSSPTVGLHQQLVFTNSWSSLSVGLHQQLVFTNSWSSPTAGLHQQLVFTNSWSSPTVGLHHRLVFTNSWSSPTVGLHQQLVFTNSWSSPTVGLHHRLVFTIGWSSPSVGLHQQLVFTNSWSSPTVGLHQQLVFTNSWSSPTAGLHQQLVFTIGWSSPTAGLHHRLVFTNSWSSPSVGLHQQLVFTNSWSSPTAGLHQQLVFTIGWSSPTAGLHYRLVFTNSWSSLSVGLHQQLVFTIGWSSPTAGHRDLCDLCV, from the coding sequence ATGTGGATTGTTCACCAACAGCTGGTCTTCACCAACAGTTGGTCTTCACCAACAGTTGGTCTTCACCAACAGCTGGTCTTCACCAACAGTTGGTCTTCACCAACAGTTGGTCTTCACCAACAGCTGGTCTTCACCAACAGTTGGTCTTCACTATCGGTTGGTCTTCACCAACAGCTGGTCTTCACCAACAGTTGGTCTTCACCATCGGTTGGTCTTCACCAACAGCTGGTCTTCACCATCGGTTGGTCTTCATCAACAGTTGGTCTTCACCATCGGTTGGTCTTCACCAACAGCTGGTCTTCACCATCGGTTGGTCTTCACCAACAGTTGGTCTTCACCAACAGTTGGTCTTCACCAACAGTTGGTCTTCACCAACAGCTGGTCTTCACCAACAGCTGGTCTTCACCAACTGCTGGTCTTCACCAACAGTTGGTCTTCACTATCGGTTGGTCTTCACCAACAGTTGGTCTTCACCAACAGTTGGTCTTCACCAACAGTTGGTCTTCACTATCGGTTGGTCTTCACCAACAGCTGGTCTTCACCAACAGCTGGTCTTCACCAACAGCTGGTCTTCACCAACAGCTGGTCTTCACCAACAGCTGGTCTTCACCAACAGTTGGTCTTCACCATCGGTTGGTCTTCACCAACAGTTGGTCTTCACCAACAGTTGGTCTTCACCAACAGCTGGTCTTCACCAACAGCTGGTCTTCACCAACAGTTGGTCTTCACCATCGGTTGGTCTTCACCATCGGTTGGTCTTCACCATCGGTTGGTCTTCACCAACAGTTGGTCTTCACCAACAGCTGGTCTTCACCAACAGTTGGTCTTCACCAACAGTTGGTCTTCACCAACAGTTGGTCTTCACCAACAGCTGGTCTTCACCAACAGCTGGTCTTCACTATCGGTTGGTCTTCACCAACAGCTGGTCTTCACCATCGGTTGGTCTTCACCAACAGCTGGTCTTCACCATCGGTTGGTCTTCACCAACAGTTGGTCTTCACCAACAGCTGGTCTTCACCAACAGCTGGTCTTCACCAACAGCTGGTCTTCACCATCGGTTGGTCTTCACCAACAGCTGGTCTTCACTATCGGTTGGTCTTCACCAACAGCTGGTCTTCACTATCGGTTGGTCTTCACCAACAGCTGGTCTTCACTATCGGCTGGTCTTCACCAACAGCTGGTCACAGAGATctctgtgatctctgtgtgtaa